In Papaver somniferum cultivar HN1 chromosome 9, ASM357369v1, whole genome shotgun sequence, the genomic stretch AAAACAAGTACGTAATAATTGTTAGCGAACCTATAGATGATTTCTGGTTTTTCATTATTCCATGAGTATCAAATTCGGCTCTCTTATACTTTTTGTTTTTGCGTGAATAAGTTTCTTAGTGCAGAATCAAAAGAAGCAAATTCTATATTTGGTGATCTTCAAAGTGTTATTTCAAGTCACCAGGGAGAGATGGCTCTTTTTGCGAAGGAATTGCGCGAGGTCTGTGTTGCCTTTAgtatgcatttttttttcttacaatTTGCAGTATTTGGTTGAACTAGAATATACCAGTAAATGCTTGTGCACTGAGAATAACCGAAATATTCTGTTCCTATTTAGGGTGTTTATCTGATATTTGAATTTTTGTTGATGTGTTATAGAGATTCCATGCCAGCATTGACCGAACAAATGAGACATCAACTTTTATTCTTGGGCTTCTCAATAAGCTTGGAGAAGAATCACACAGGCTAGAAACCCATGAGAAACAATTTCATAATCTTCAAGAGAACAGCATAGCGGAATTTCAGAAAGTTTATGAGGTATCCTTGGCAGATTATTTAATTCAGAGACTTATTATTTATTTGACTTGTCTGATCTTTTCCTTTTATTAAGTGCAGGAACAATCGAAGTTGGAAGCCCAGAAGCTTGTGGCTGATATGACCAGCTTAGTTTCGGAACACATACGCCGTCAAAAGGAGCTTGTATGTTTTAATTCTCTTTGTTTTACTATAAGCTTTCCTTCTCTTGGTTTGTATGGTTGGTGAAATTGCAAAGTCGATATTGTAGGTTGATGGGAGACTTGTTGGTTTGAGAGGTAGTACTGTTGAAAATAAGGCATATGTGGACGAATACACCTCGTCAATGGCGGGAATCACCAAGGATGCCAAAAGAAAATGGGAGGAGTTCTCCAAGCAAGCAGAGAATGATGCCAAGGATGGTGCTGATTTTACTGCTGCAAAACATTGTCGCATGGAGTTACTCCATCAACAAAGGTTTGTGACCTATATTATTGTTATGGGCTGGctgttctttctttttcttgcatTGTTAATAACATGATCTCTTCTTTTTTCGAACTGTTTCAGTACTAGCACTGTCGAAGCTGCTTCTAAGCACCAGAAGCAGATGCTTGATTCTGTGAACGAGATGGGCGGTAAACATGTTTCAGCAGTTGAGTTATATATCAGGTCAGTTGGATTCATGATCTTGATGTTTACTATGTCTCATTCCTATCTAAGCTCATGATTTGAGGATGATTATTAACATGTCCTCCGTCTCAGCTGAACCGCACAGCTGTTTTCTATCCACGCTCATATATTGAGAAAAACACAAACAGTCAATTACTTCCATTTACTTCTTTTTCAAAACACTCGATCTTGTAAGAAATTAGTCGGCACATTTAAGAAAAAATGATTTGTAGACATTGTTGTTGTCTATCAGCAAATCCAGTTCAATTAGCATTGCTTTAGtttactattttcctttttctgcaGAAATGCCGCTGAGAGTAATAATCAACATGCTGTTGAGATTGATTCTGCACGAACTGCGGCAGAAGAAGTTGTTAAACAGAACAGTGAAGATATTCTTCGGCATTTTGAAAGTGAGACCTTTAACTACGTGCATTTTCTTAATTTGGTAGAATATTAGTATGATTTTATAGTCTTCAATCATGGTTTACAAATTGCGGCATTGGTCATCTAAACTTCGAAAATTTCCACAGGCATGTCAGGTCAAGAGAAACAGTCGATTGCCGGAATCAGGGCAGTTGTTGATTCCTCAGCTGATACTCTCCAGAAGTTCAGAAGTGATCATTCAGGCAAGGCTACAGAGATTGACGGACAAGCTCAGAATACTTTTCAGCATCAGTACCTGGTAAGACAGTCGTCTCATTGTACACCTATATGATTTTTTGCGAACTTCATATAATCAACCGTAACCACTACAAAGTGTCATTATGTTTCTTGTTACGCTGCCGTGTACTAATTTTACACTTCCTTCAAAAGAGCACATAACCGTCagtcttttttcttttgaagaatTCTGGTGAATGTGACATGGGTTTTGATCTCTAAACATTTGCGCAGGATTATGAACCAAGCGGGACAACTCCAACTAAATCCGAAGTTGAAGTACCAAGCAAGGTCAAGATTGAGGAACTAAGGGCGATGCCAATGGAATCTCTGGTTGAAGATTACAGGGAAAAGCATCCGTACGAAGCTTTGTCATCATCACCATCAACTGAACAAAAACTCTCTTCTGCTGATCAAATAATGCCACGGTCACCTCTCACTCAATTAAACTGATCTTAACACATCTCCAGCTGGTGTGGTGATCTTGGTCCCCCATTTGTATGTTCTCCTGTAAGCAAGCTTTTGTTATTATTAGTATTGTATTTTGTTTTGAATcagttagtaaaaaaaaaaaatggaaagaaaaagaaatcaggAGCGTATGTTTTGTCTGAGTTGATCTAGGTCCACAATATATATGAGTTAAGCGAGAAATAACAAATCCCACCTTGGGATTTCACCAGtttctttttttgcttttgcaTTTCCATTGTTGTAACTGTAAAAAAGAGCTTCCTCTGATAAGTTTCCTTTTTGATTATGTGCCTTCGACTGATAATTGAGCTTGTTGATAAATTTGCAAGACGAATCCCCATTCTGTTGCTCGGAATTAATTGCCCAGCGCGAATCTCTCTAATCTTTATGACTTAGTTCAAAAAAGGTTCAACCCCTGCACAGAAACCCTAGCATAGTTCTAGTAGTATCATGTGCACAGCCCATCtttgatcaaaaaaaaagttgCAAACTCCAAAGCTCTTCAATTCCGTGAATCCTGCTTCTTCATAAGATTAGCTAATAACGCACTCCCCTTCATTCTCACACCAAAAAAAATCCTTTTGACTTCTGAAAGCAAAAGGTGTTAAGTTACGTTAGCACCTCTCCGTCTTCATCTTTCACACTTGcactctttctccttctccttataaaatcaaaattcatttCCTCTCTTGTCATTTGTTTGTTTGgagttcaattcttatatatatatatatatatatagattaagATGCATAGATCGGCGAGCACGAGTAGAGCTTCAGAGGAGTTCTTAATCAATTTATCGCCCGGAACAAAGGGTTCTCCTGGGATGATGATAAAAACAGCTGCTGCAGATATTGATAAAATTCCGATATATAATCTGTTAGGTTCTGATGTTGGTGCTACTAGTAAGAAAGATAGTCATGTTAAGCCAGGAGAAAATGTGGTTCATCTTATTCCCGTAATCCTTGTTCTATGTGCTTTCATTCTTTGGATCTTTTCCCATCCAGGTAAATCATTATCTTATTAATTTATGCCATTTTCAATGCCTGAGATTTTGTGCAAATATAAAACTAGTTACTTAGAAGCTTCATGGGTTAAATGCTCCGAGAATCATTGCGAGCGTCTAGTGATACCGGTAGGATCTTGTTGGGTGCAAGGAAATATTTAATGTAGAAAGCACAAAAGCCCATCaaataaggaaaagaaaagatAGTAGGACTGTAGGAGTTTTGGTACCCGAATTTATTTTGTATTGCTTGTGTTTTCTATTACAGTTGTAGACATGACAAGCAAAGAAGGTTCAGTGGTACAAGTTGAAGGGCTGAATAATCATGGACAGAGTAATCAAAGTCATATGCCATCCAACACGAAATTGGTGGAGTTGGAAGCAGCAGCAAAGCAAGATAGAGACAGGATTCTTCAAAAGATTGTGGTCAacaaatcttgatatttgtgTGTTGGATCAAAATCGCATTATCGCTGAGACTCAAAATTTGCAATAGTgaatagtattttcttttatctaCAGAATTGAATTTTACCTTTTGTTTTACTTTAATATATCATAACGAAAAGTACGATAATTGAAACATGATATTTTGATTCTAAGCAaatttttaacccatattctccATTTTGAAACATGGCACTTGCCTTGACAGTTGACGAGGTACTATGTAATTCTTCTCTTCTCCGTTGTATTTCAAGTGCTAGAAACAGACGCGTGATTAGGAATTTAGGATCTTCcaatccaaaaaaaaagaaagaagatgcaTGATTAGGCCAGTCGGGACCGGTTCTTACATACCCTTGAATAGAGGTATCAAAGTAAAGACTCTAGAATGCGACTCCAAATACCCACCTAAAAGAACTAAATTTATGTCACGATTCCTGCAGACATGGACTGAAATTCAAAAGATTGAAAACAAATACAGAAATCCAAAAGATTGAAAGAGCACATGTATTAGTAGTGATACAAAACTCATAAGCAGCCAACATGTTTTTAAGTAAGCACAAAACATAGTACGTGCACAGAAAATATCTTACACCTTATTCTTCGTTATTCCAatatatcatcttcttcttgatagGTTTTTCTATTTCTTCTTATTCCCCTACGTAAGTCTTAGACTTAAGTGAAACTAAGCTCTCAAAATAAAGCTCTTTTCGGGAGAACGATCAAGCTAGAAATGTTTGGCTCTCTAAGACTTCCACATCCAGGGTCATATACACCCACACCATCACTACCTATTAATagaatcacaaaattggttaaaaagaccaaaatcaacaagtcctgggtgaaatggacagttagattttgatactatttaaatggacaaaaatgtaaaaataggcaggatgtaaccagtttcatcgtgcccattttcaaatattttttcttatttttaatttacacaggatgtatccagtttcatccttgctattttttaaatttaagctaagatgaaaccagtttcatccttactattttttttttggccatttcacccaaactatttttaactcgtccatttgaaccgtgatttaaaaatatttggacaaatgacccatttggAAATCTCACCACTCTTAAAAGACCACATGATCCCTTGGaaatttccacctataattcTTTTATTCACAACGTAATGTGTAGTCCAAGATTCTTGAACTCCATACTTTTGCATCACCCATATTTTAACATGATCATCAAGGTCTTCGAGTAAACAAATGTATCCTTCCAAAACACCCAAACTATAAAACAAACAGTCGTCACGTAATCGTTCTTCCGGTAGTTCCATTTCTTTGAATATCTAGTTGCTGATATCCAAAGAGAATATTAGAACACCAGAAGAGTTGTTTTTCCTTTCGGCTAACCAATGTCGATCTCCATCAGCAAGTAGAGCTTGACGCAGCTTATCAGAACTACTCTACACCAGATCCAAGTAATATAGCTTCCCACGCTTAACACCATAACTCATCGTTTTCCTCCTTTTGATGTCCTTAAATACACAAGAGTCGGGCCAAAAAATTACCAAACAATGTAAAGTATTAGTTATTTGGGAAACTGATAACAAATTACTATCTAAGGTGGGAAGTACCAAGACAAAATCGAAATTCAAAGTTTCAGTGAGGGATACTGATCCTTCGCCAGTAATTGGAGCTTGTGAGCCATTTGCAGTGGAGACTGTTTTTTGTAAGAATGGTTTAATTGATGAAATTTGTCTGGAATCAAATTCATATGGTCTATAACACCTGAATCAACTATCCATGAATTATTCGAAACAAGTGAAGAGATATTTAAAACCTTACCATAATTACCTGCTCTTGCAACTGATGCAGATGTTACCATaaaattcttttctttctttgttgAAGCCGAAGCAACATTAGAACTCCTCTTTGACTCCTTCTTCCTCTCGATATGTTGATCCCACTATTCTGGATATCCAACAAGatcaaaacaaatattttttGTATGTCCAGTTTGATTACAGTGGGTACACTTGACTGTAGACTTGTCCACCTCATTTGAATGTCTCTAAAAGGATGCCTTTTGATTGTACCAGTTCCGAGTTACCATATCAGAAGGTTCAATTTCTTCTGATTCTTTAACCATCGTTGTACGTCGAACAGATTCACGATGAACAAGCGCGTAACATAATTCCAATTCATGAATATGATCATTTATGAAGATTTCACCACAGGTCTGCTAAAAACTTTCATCTAACCCAGCAAGAAAGATATGCATCCTTAGCCATTGAATTGATTTTCGATAGGTTTCAGTATCATTTGTATTCTCCATAACCACTTTATCACGATGAtccaacttgttagagcattgctcggtcgaactcgcatgcgttgctatctcaagcatgtttgtcaatgttagtgatcaaaactataagtcttgatttctagcctatctagataaaggtctcagactaggatagaaagtgtagttgagctcaagactccatggcaatcatcatacaagacgaaggactactcaaggaactggtggatcttcatcgactaaaaggtatgtggagacttgaacttatctgtcactcaaaagtctatctactctatctcctactcttgagacaaaagtcgttttgatatatagactttcattatacacatttgctatttcgagccgagtgtaactcgcctatctatttctcgaaatatgtgttggtaagctttcgcttttgccaaattcatctttacctagtgatgaatgtcatgttatgtttcaatcactttgaaaattgctctgacgaaaaatggtctgtgaataacggctatataacgtcctttgagaatgttttaatgattgaagagtttagattacataaccattggtaggatataagcattgttgtggaaacacatatatgtataagtccttattccttgaaccaaagtttgcgaacttttttgatcaagagaaatggaatgtggcgtgagccaagtccgcaaactgggggaatttctcgacccgagaatttctgctggagtttgtgaactccttccgtgagcttaagtccgcgaacccagtccgcgaacttgagcaggttatatctaaaatcggttgttcttgaactcatgtttatataaactaaggaatgcttttgcaaaccgtgtctataaagttcatgaaccgattcgagtgaatcaaaccgtttttgcttcaattatgtcttgtgtagttacataagatctaagcaattgaacaactctctaactagttaatttgagtcatttgaactagttatggtgaagaagaatatggtggatatgaaagtgatcatctgggtaaccatttggttaactattgttgaaccaaaaaatgttaatgtttgggaacgactacataaacccaaaattggacatttcatttgtatgtaacaagctaagttttcgatccaacggttgagaaatattagcttgaatctaatcaggttttcatctaacggtgaatattgaatgctttgttaccaagctaacattgattgcaaaccctgatttgaaagactatataaaggagaactctagcaactgggaaacataatccccacactttacgtgtgatactagttgcatggatagagtcgattctcctttaacctttggtttcttcttctaaaaccaggttaacgacttaaaagacttcattgggattgtgaagccagaccgatactacttttcttgtagttgtgtgatctgatcttgcatcttctatcgttacgagtacaattgtaataattggctcgagatttatatctccgataggaaagatagaaaagtaatcacaaacacttcgtctcatcgtttgtgattccacaatatcttttttcgctgcgtccattaggattattgtgaggtgattgataatactaggctgttcttccggaatataagtctggtttatcaattggttcatgttcaccttgatttatcaaaagacggaacaaaactcgtaggtatatttgtgggagaaggatttatctattaccgtagacttttctgtgtgatacagatttgtttattaaagtcttcgactttgggtcgtagaaactcttagttgtgggtgagatcagctaagggaatcaagtacgtagcatcctgctgggatcagagacgtggagcatagatgtaccttggatcagtgtgagattgattggggttcaactacagtccagaccgaagttagtttggagtaggctagtgtctgtagcggcttaatacaatgtatgttcaatttggactaggtcccagggtttttcagtatttgcggtttcctcattaacaaaattctggtgtctgtgttatttcttttccgcattatatttggttatataattgaaatatcacaggttgtgcgttgttcaatcaattagaatatccgaccttttggttgttgatttaaattgattgacacttggatattggtctttggtaccatccaagttatctctctagtatttgataaagactcgcagatttctatttgcttgagtatatatcaaatcgagagattgagatataaactctttgatatactttttatctagattgagtctgactgtctagttgattctctagaaagtatattggagtttgtccatacagattgctaagcgaaatattgggtgtggttgttgtacccccactttttcaattggtatcagagcaggcaaacacgttcaagacctcaaaagtctgtgtttgtagcgatctgactctatggacagaaaagtCTCTAGAAATTcttcaccaggattaaaaaccaaccgtagaaaaagttctaataaactggttattctccagaaaaagttggatgaacaaatccggatcaactctgatctcatagcagaaattgcaatgcttaaggatttgaaatctgttaaaattcctttaatggatttgaataactccaGTTGCTTCTCTCTGAAGAACAGTCATAAGTCAAGTAATAAACAACGTTCACATGTTGTAAAAACTGATATGACTTAGAACTTTTCTGGCGATTCCAAAAGTGatggcccatgtttgttttgtgattcttcggatcattttcaacattcttgtatgtccttccaaaagagactgaaagttgcaagtaatcttcacacgAAAACTAGACAACTTAGtgcttctctaaaaggacgtACAAAACTATCATGAAACCCTAAACATGAAAGCACtaatagtatgggagcttttgctttaaaatcaacatcacgctttcaatggtttcttgacagtggatgtagcagacatatgacaggtgatctcacatggtttgtttcttctgacgactatgaaggaggaccagtaactttcggagatgggagttgttgctacattagcaagaaagggacgatcaaactgcccgacgtacctgaaatccatgatgtagtatacgtaaaagatatgactgcaaatcttctttatattagtaaaatttgtgacaaaggccatcgagttgtcttcaatgcaaattgtagaaaaaactggaaaagtaaattttcaaggaactcgtggtaaaaacaattgttatcttctcgatactcagtttagcaattgttgcaatttgactaagatggaatcgacacatctttggcatgagcgttttggtcacatcaactatcgtcttctaactaagatcattaacaaagaacttgttagaggcgttcccaaaatcaatgcaaagattgaaggtgtatgtggtgtctGTCAAAAGGGTCAACAAactaaagttcaccataaatcatctcgagatattctcactaaagttccacttgatttaattcatatggatctcttcggaccaattcaacaacccacggttgctggtaagaagtatgctttagttatggtagatgattacaccagactCACTTGGGTTGCCTTTCTGTCTCAtaaaaatgaaacccttgatgaattcaatattattgttaaaagaatccagaacgaacaaggtcgcaaactaaagaaaattaggagcgaccgtggaactgaattcaaggacactaaggtgtttgaattttgggacgaactgggaattattcaacaatattcaccacccattactcctcaagctaatggagttgcagaaagaaagaataggaacattcaggaaatggccagggtaatgctccataacaaaaacctacctctaaggttttggggagaagttgtttttacgacatgttatttgatcaaccgtgtttacttacggtctaaaaccctaaacactccttatgagttgtggtatggaagaaaacccaacctgcactatcttagagtgttctgAAGTAAAtgttacattctaaaagatcgagaacacagagggaaattcgataccaaaagtgatgaaggtatctttcttggctatgtttctgatagccgtggttttcgagtgtttaatctcagaagtCAAGTCacgatggaatctgctaatgccATCATtaatgatattagtgattttcatcatgataatcctcgtgCTGaactgcctccaaccgagacaattgagaaagtcaaagaaataccagaatcgGTTGAAGTTATCCCACAtgttgttgatcctgatatttctagtgacgaggagaagaacattgatcaggctactcctgacgaacaagaacgtgtccctccacgacacctctgggttcaaaggaatcatgatcccaacagtattattggaggaagagattctacaactAAGACTAGAGGGCAACTTCAaaacatgtgcaattttggttgttatctgtcacaagtagaactgataaatattgatgaagctcttaacgattccttttgggtgaatgcaatgcatggagagttaaatcaatttataAGACAAGACATATGAGAACTCGTACCTTATCCCCCCAATGTTAATATCgttggaacaaaatggatattcaagaacaagtctgatgaatttggcacaattatcagaaataaatccagacttgtcgctcaaggatattcacaaattgaaggtatcgactttgacgaaacctttgctcctgtggcacgccttgagtccattagacttttattatCTCATGCTTGGGATCTCAAGGTTAAAattttccaaatggatataaatTTCGCGTTCCTACAAGGAATTCTAAAGGAAGAAgcctatgttgctcaacctaaaggatttgaaaaccttgatttcccagatcatgttcttaagctcaaaaaggcattacatgggttaaaacaagcacctagagcctggtttgaaaaacttaccacttctcttattagaaaaggtttttcaagaggtggagatGATAAAACCTTATTTACCAGATGGAGTGGGAAAAATGTTGTCATTTAtcaagtatatgtagatgatatcatctatggttcaacttcatagaagcttgcaaaggattttcaagtttcacttgctaaagagtttgaaatgagcaatgttggtgagttaaagttctttttaggattacagattcagcaacataaggatggaatctacttatctcaagaaaaatatgcaagggatcttgttacaagattcggtctagataagtcaagtccaaaactgacacctatgcccactactggtaaactacacagagatgagaacggagtaaaagtatatcaaaaattgtatggatctattattggtagccttttatatcttacaaccactagacctgatatttcttttagtgttggttgttgtgctagatttcaggctaatccaaaggaatctcatcttgcagctacaaagaggatcatacgatatgtcaatcacactgtcgAGTATGGTctgtcttacacttttgatactaacactgacctttctgcttattcagatgctgattgggcaggatgtgtagaagacataaAAATTACATccgggggtttctactatgtaggactgaatcttgtggcttggcatagcaagaaacataaTTCACAATCCCTgcctacatgtgaagcagaatatattgcagctggctcatgttgcactcaactctttggatgaaacaaatgctagctgattatggaattgatactggaacaatgaagatcttttgtgataactctagtgcgattcgaatcactgag encodes the following:
- the LOC113313315 gene encoding uncharacterized protein LOC113313315, which codes for MHRSASTSRASEEFLINLSPGTKGSPGMMIKTAAADIDKIPIYNLLGSDVGATSKKDSHVKPGENVVHLIPVILVLCAFILWIFSHPVVDMTSKEGSVVQVEGLNNHGQSNQSHMPSNTKLVELEAAAKQDRDRILQKIVVNKS